The following nucleotide sequence is from Channa argus isolate prfri chromosome 9, Channa argus male v1.0, whole genome shotgun sequence.
CGAGCAGCTGCAGTCTGAGGTGTGATTGGAGAATTGAAGTCTCGCCACTTAGGACATGCTACAAATGTGCAATATGTTCtggcagaaaacaaataacacGCCTGCCTTATTCCAGTGAAGCATGACGGCAAGAACTGAGCTGGTGACTGGAAGAGGCTGCACATTGTAGTACAATAACATGTTAAGCAACATTATTCCTACAAAGTACGTCGTCAGCATTTAAACTGGCAAACGTTAGTTTCACCATCCAGTAACTGTTTATGGGAGTTGGTTAGTAGCTAATCTGGAACATTTCTTTATGAAGTATTTGCTCATCTCATAGTTTCTGATCACGTTAATAACCTTAACTACACTTGATCTCTTCTTAAAACCACATCACAATACAGGGCAGGTGGACTCAAAGTACAGTTGTGTCctttgaataaaatgtgtgaactAATTGTCTAATTAGATCAATCGTAGTTCCATACAGTACCATACCAACAGCTTTGTGTTAATGTTCCTGCAAATTTTATAAATGGTTcactttatttcttcattttgtttcctAATTTAAAAGGGAAACAGTATAAATGTTTCGCTCAGTTTACCAGTGTGTTAATGAGCCTAGAAATCATAGAACAGGCTaaatttgtataaataaataaactgctaTATTTGAACATTAATCAAACATCTGCATTAATGAGCCCGATGGTGGAAAACTCCGAAATACAGTAATATGTTATTCTGTTTATCTTGATTTCAAGCTGCTGAGATGACACTAGAGGATCAAAGTTACATTTACTTTAGACTCAAGCTTATACCTTATGAGAAGGAATTCAAAAACATTCCAAATTAAAAgtgaattaaaatacatttcttcagGCGAGACAAGGTGGAGTTTCAGCATGTCAGCACATTTATAATAAGCAGGAAATAACCTCCCAAAACAGTTTGGCACTGCCTGTAAAACAcacctgtctttgtttttatcaatatGTAATTCAATATTTTCTGCCTTTTAGAGATCATGGGAGGCTGTTGACATCCAACTTGGCTACTAGTTAAAGAAAATCCATTAGAGTAGCCTGAACCCACCGTGCGGTTCACAGCGACGGGTCAGAACATGGCTGCCCACCGGATCAGagccaccaccaacaacaacacttCTCTCCCACGCTGCAAGTCTGAGGGAACACTCATCGATCTCAGCGACGGAGTATCAGAAGCCAGTCTCAATGATGTCAAAGGTCAGCAAATAAATCATCAGGCAACAGTCACCACCTGAAACACTTTctaacacagaaacaacaacttGACAGCgtatttcttccttttctctgtgcTCTACTAACTTGTGGGTGGGCTGTGCACCAATAAGAATTTGATGGCAGGTagttaaaagaaatgaataaataaatcaaatgtgcatttttataaatgttatttagtCGCTATAATGTTACAGAGAATGTTAAAGCTGAAGACAAGTTTAACATTGAAGTTTTCAGGGCATCTTACAACATTTCGATTGAATTCGTTTGGTTTATTTGTTCCTTAACGATGGGTGAATTACTCTATGTGAAACACAGAAATCTAGTTAGATCAGTGTccacaaaaatatcaaaatgtcaCATAGATGACAGCTGGTTAGTTGTCTTGTGAGCAGAAGTCCATGAAAACCACTGCACACATCgatgttgtgtttgttgcttgCGCCGTTGCCAAAGAACAGAGGTGAGAGctgaaagtaaaagtaacaagAGCCTAGTTCAGGGTGGTAGGTTTTATGCTTAAAACTTTTGAATCCTGCAGAGACCCCGTTCTTTGTTCAGTATTTCCCTTaaagaaaaatgctttcaagAAACAGCAGGAGTAGCAGACTTTCAGTTTTTGCCTGTTCTCGCCTTAGTTGAAGTTAGCTGGTAGTGACAGGCCACATCTATATGGGGGATGTGTTTTTACTAAGATTCATAATGATGATGTCCTTGGAAATGGTGCAGTTCTTATGTTTTTCTTCCCGTATTTCTGTAAGAAATAAATGCTATTCCATCAGACAAAATTTTCGGATTTGCTGTATAGGTCATGTTATCCACCTCTACCTGTTGTCCATCTTTTTTCCCCAGTGCCTTCTCCCAGTGCCTTACGACTGGATGCCACTGCCTCCTTCGGCACTGCCAGGGAAGTTGTTGCCATTAAGGACTACTGCCCATCCAGCTTCACCACTCTGAAGTTCTCCAAAGGGGACCGCCTGTATGTTCTGGACTCGTCAGGAGCAGAGTGGTGGTACGCCCACAACAACACAGAGATGGGTTACATCCCTGCAGCTTATGTGCAGCCCATAAACTTCAGAGACTCCTCCTTCAGCGACAGTGGGATGATTGACACTGTGGGAGACAGTAACGAGGAGGCAGCCAAAGAAATGGAACTTTTAGGAGAGTGGTCTGGGGTGATACTGAAACCAACCACCTTCCAAAATGGAAATCCTTTTGGAACAACCCATACCTCTACAAACCCTTTCCTAAATGGTGGTCCTCAGAGCTCGCTTGATAAGAACGGTAATAACAAATCAGTTGACCTCCTGCTGTTTGATATGCTCACTCCATTAGTGCCCAACTCCACCAGCAGCACTGCCGATATCAATGGTTTTGGCAGcggtgtttttaattttaacccTCTTAGTCCCACGGTAGGTGCCGGGCAAACGTTGTGCAGGGATAACCCAATTTTTAGAAGCAAACGGTCTTACAGTCTGTCTGAGCTATCCATCCTCCAGGCCCAGAACGACACCCCTCAGGCCTCCACCGGTTTCTTCGGAGGCCTTAAAGCACCTGTGCCAGAGCAGTTCAAGAGCAGGGAGGATTTCCGGACAGCTTGGCTCACCCACCGGAAGCTAGCCAGGTCGTGTCATGACCTGGACTCGCTGGGTCAGAATCCAGGCTGGGGCCAAACGCAGCCCGTGGAAACCAACATCGTCTGTCGGCTGGACAGCTCTGGGGGGGCTGTCGAGCTTCCAGACACTAACATTAGCATCCACATACCTGAGGGCCACGTAGCCTCAGGGGACACTCAGCAAATTTCAATCAAAGCTCTGCTCGACCCGCCACTAGAGCTGAACAACGACCGATGCACCACCGTCAGCCCAGTGGTTGAAATCAAACTCAGCAACATGGAGACCAAGACCACCATTACTCTAGAGATGAAAGGGTCGGTGGTGGTGAAAATGGAGAGTAGGCAGACGACCGAAGTCTTGTGTGTCAGGAGTGATTGTAAAGAGGGACCTTACACTCCCATTTCTGAGGCATACATATATGGGGACACAATCCAGGTGTGCCTGGATAACCTTGAACcctgcatgtatgtgtgtattgtgGCTCAATCCCAGTCCATATCTCCAAACTCCACAGTTTGGGAGCATGTTGTAAAAAAGATCACCTTGGGAGTATATGGTCCCAAACACATTCACCCGACCTTCAAGACAGTTGTGGCTCTGTTTGGCCACGATTGTGCCCCAAAGACTTTATTGGTGAGTGAGGTCGGCAAGCAGGCACAGTCTGCACCTCCAGTAGCCCTGCAGCTCTGGGGTAAACACCAGTTTGTCTTGTCCAGACCCCAGGACCTCCGTGTTGGAGTTTATTCCAACATGGCCAACTACGAGGTCAAGGCTAGTGAGCAGGCCAAAGTAGTCCGGGGCTTCCAGGTTAAACTAGGCAAAGTCAGCAGGCTTATCTATGTTATTTCCTCACGCACCACTGATGACGTCTCTGATTTCACCTTAAGAATCCAGGTCAAGGATGACCAAGATTGCATACTGGCTCAGTTTTGTGTCCAGACACCAACACCGCCACCCAAAGCAGGTCCAAAGACATCAGGGCAACGGCGCTTCTTAAAGAAGAAGGAGGTTGGTAAGATAGTCTTGTCCCCTCTTGCCATTGCGACCAAGTATCCCGTTTTTCAAGAGAGGAAGATAAACAACCAGAAATTTGGGAAGTTAATCAAAACTGTCATCCGGCAAACAAAGAATCAGTACTTGCTCGAGTACAAAAAAGGAGATTTTGTAGCATTGTtgagcgaggagaagatcaagCTTAAGGGCCAGTTGTGGACAAAAGAATGGTACATTGGATATTATCAAGGCAAAATAGGATTCGTCCATGCAAAGAACGTGCTGGTGGTTGGCAAAGTTAAGCCTATTTACTTCACTGGGCCTGAACTTACGACGTTATTGTTACTGGATCAGATACTGAAGCCCTGTAAGTTCCTCACATACATCTACGCGTCTGTAAGAACTATACTGATGGAAAACATCGGCAACTGGCGGGCGTTCGCTGACGCTCTCGGATACATCAATCTGCCCTTGACACATTTCTGCCGCACGGAGCTGGACAGTGAACCCGAGAAGGTTGCGTCAGTCTTGGAGAAACTGAAGGAGGACTGCAACAATACAGAGAGCAAAGAGAGGAAGTCCTTCCAGAAAGAACTCCTGACGGTGAGTTAGAGCCGTTGGCTTACTCCTGTGTTGCAGCGACTGCATTTTGTCCGAGCCACTAATGTGAGAAAACGCTAATTGTTCCCCGCTGCTTTAAACTTTAAGTCTCAAATTAATGTGTTGTGTCATTCATGTGTCCACTTCCATAGgcctttatttctgtctgtgtcctcTTGGTAGGGCATTTCTCTCAGAGCACAATTCTTCCTTTCTCCTGTTATCTACCCACAAGTGCTTTAGGCTCAGGCTGTGGTCCAGTCTGATAATTCTGCTGGGAGTAAAGTCGATTACTGCTGTGTCGGCATTGAAGTCCTGAGGAACTGTGGTCGAGCAGCAGAATACTTTGTCCTCATGCAGTATCGCTCTGAGTCACTTGTTAGTGTGCAGTGTGCGTACAACTTTTCGATCTTAGAAATTCAATCCCACCAGGCTGCTGTGatcattttttatctttatgtaCACATGAATCAAAACCCTTAGAAGCAAAACTTTGTcctttgtgtttatgtaaaaaagAAACGGATCGACAGGCAAATTCAGAGCATTGATATCAGTAAACACTTGGAAATCAGAGCCACTGGAACTTGTCATCAATAAACTAACCTTTCATCCCGTAAACTGCACTTTCCACAAAGCATTGGGCTGTAATTAAGGTATCTTAACATTTTGTCTAGCGTGCCTTTAATCTTAAGTGAACAGATGTGTCCCCAGCAGACGAATAGGCCAGTTCACGCTTCATGCTTTTCTTGTTTCACTATATTCAACTTCCCGTCAAAGTAGCCAAAATGCTGAGCCGTGTTCGCTGTAAATGTGCAAACCCACTCTTTCTGGCATTTAGTTGTGCATCTTCTGTCATGGAAATGTGGATTTTCAGCGTTGCCTCGAGGCAGGCAGGGTAGCAGTTCTCATCCTGAGATGCCTAAACTCTTAAACGCCATCATATCCAGCGTGAgttatgcattttcattttattttgtgggtCTCTTTGACTGCTACAGGGTTTTCTTCGAGTGGAACCTCTCCTGGTGCACTTATACTACTGATCCTacactttgtttctctgtcagcACAATATCCTCCTGAGAGTTTCTGTCAGAGGTCATGGATGTAGTGCAGCTGAAGTAACATGGAGCAGAAACACTGTAATTTGAGTGAAGCTGTAAACACTAGTTAGAACCATTTATAGACAGAGAAACTGCACGATGTAAAAGAACATAATAAAAAGGTGGCGGCTAAAAATATGCCCTTTCTGGGATCGAGTACAGTACAATTCATTTCTGAATACAAGAGTGTGTTATTTCTAAACTGCTGGTTACTGTAGGGACAATCAAAGCACACAGTAATCTAGCAAATTTGAAATCGGGAAGGCTTTTTGTTTAATGGACACAAATATGCTGCTTCTGCAAACATCTGATCGTCCAATGAGAAGTGGAGTTTGTTGCATGTGTGGGCTTCTGTCTGATGACATCCTCATCTTCCTGTCCTGCTGCCAGTGAACCGTTTGCTTTTGTCAGAGGGGACGGTCTCCTCTGATTTGCTGGCGTGTGATTTGACAGGGACGTTGTCTATATTTAGAAGAAAGTGAACCAAATCAAAAGCACTGTGGTCACGGCAAAGAGCTGCCTTTGTGTTCAAATGTCTGGTCTGCTTTGATTGTTGCTGGAGAAAGGGACCATCCGTGGGGTATATGCACACCGCAGATGTAGCCATCCCTtccttgttttttgtcttttcaacaGATTCTGAAGCTCAGGGCAGTGTCAGAGGATATGAGCACGTTGAATGTGTTAGCAGTGGCCAGAGAGAGATTCTATAAGGCAGAACAAATAGGAATACGAAACATTATCGCAAAAGTGTTTACTGTAAGAGCCACATGCAAACTAAACTGGAATCTTGTAATATTGACCTGTGTAACAGAAGCAGAAGGGcgtaaaaattcaaaaaaagtcaATGAGACTGATGCTCGGTCTTTCTTACAGCTCAATGGACAACTGAGAATGTGGACgaatcattttttattacagGCTGCTCTTGGAATGTAAAGACTTCTCTTCACCACCAACTTGTTGCATGTCAAACATTAATCAAAAATGAACAATTgtactttatttactgtataattatATTCAAGAGCATAgatttaattatattaatgaCGCCTCACTCTAGGGCCATAATCAGGCCAAACTTCCCACTTATACtagaaaatatttgtgttgttgGCTTAAGGGGATTATTATTTATAGTTAAATGTAATAAGTACTTGTTTGCATTATCATCAGTATGTATATTATGAGTATGGATAATTCCATCTGTAGATTTGTCTTTAGCAGTGAGCCATGATAAGCCTGCAATGGCAGtgtgaacaaactaaacagcacCCACAGGCTGAGATCCATCAAGTGTCACTGTGCCAGCTATGTGATGTCTCCAAGCCTctgtcattacacacacacacacacacacacacacacctgtgggAAAGTAGAACAGAGGGCAGCTGAGTGTGCCTCCAGTCAACTACACATTTGTTTcgttatttgtatttattctcGGAGCTGCTTAACAAGTTTGATCTTATCTCATCTTATTTCATAGTGAAAACAAAGCGGTTGTTATAGGAGTTTGTAGGATTATTCACGTGTATAATTTTACCAGTACAAACAGTGCAGTACTTTCTAAGCCAATGAAGTAGCAGTGTCACATATACCAACGAGGTTGAATCGGTTCTGGTTTATGTAGgatgtatttttttcccagttAAAACGAAAAGCCATAGCTGGTTTCTTCACTTCCCCAACTCGCCAACAGCTCTGCACTACTTTTTCATATCTCTGCTCGTCCTCTCTGATGCTGCAACTGCCACCAAGTAAATTATGTAAGTGATGTTGAATTTGTTCACAAACGTTACAGATGAATGCATAATTTCTCAGCTGatcaaaacacactgacagtttTGCTTCTGTCTACGAACTCTACTAGTGCACATCTTTGACGgcataaaaaaaccaaaaaaagttaCTTACCCACTGGTTTGGTGCGGCCTTATGAGAAGACTACAAAACATTTCCATCTGGTTCAGTTTTGTGTCCGTTCTTTTGTCCCTTTGTGCATGTTTCTGATCCTTTAGGCCttgttctacatttttaattcaaattgcAACTTTTGCTATGGTTATTTTGGGTCTTTTAATCAAGAAATATGATCAGGACCATCTCTGTCTTCCGGGTCAAAGGTCACCAAAGCTTGACACCAAGTAATTAACTTCACCAACTTCTATTAAATTCACTGAtcactgtttcatttttagatgtggtttaaaatgtctttttagtgttttgtgACCTAATTTGAGCTCAGATCAGTCGACTGATCTTTGCCACGGACAAATtcaagttaaaaataattatgattaTGTTCTCGCATTGTTCCAGTCTGGATGTTTTAATAACATCTGTGTGAAATAAGTCATGTATGAATCTGCCTCTGGGCTTGTGATGTGAGCCTTGTTGTTTTGTGAggagcttgtgttgttttgtcgTCAATGGATGATGGAAAGGTTCCAGGTTGTGTCTGCTGGATCTTAGGCCTGCAGATGTTTCCTGCTCCATTGTTCGTAAATGAAACAGAAGCTCGAGTTGTGGACCTGCAGGCGCCTGCAGCCCATGCGACCCACCCCTTGTAGTTCCCATAATCCTCTTTGACCCTTTCTGCTGTATGATCGGACCCCCAGTCTGTTACgtaatactgtaaataagaaTATCAGTTAGCCAGCAGATGGCTGCACTACAGatttacagtttacacagtttgtttgatttagtattaattattaatgagcAACTCATGTTCTTTTCATGCTAGtgcataaattaaaaactgttttggaaGATACAGTAGCTAGTGTCCTGTGGTTTTCAGCCACATTTCAACCATCTGACCAGAACATCTGCTACAGTGACAATGCAGACCTCTAAATGTATTCAGACACTCGCAGAGGGGCAAATAACACATGTCAGGGTGAAATTCAaatctatattttattattatatatatttaattgacacaaagacaaagtaaTTTGATCCAATATAGGACATTTTGAATCATATTTCTGACTTTCAATATGTGATTTGGTTGTTGTAAATTTAGTTGTAAGGGTCCTTTGCAATACTGCTTatggataaaacaaaaacaaaattgcttccctttattattattttactagcTGTAACTCTTTAAACACTGTATGCTATTATAACCCCACTTTCACTTCCTGACTAAAATCCACATGGTTGAAATGACAAACTGTTGTTGTAGAAATACCAATGTCTTCTCTCAACAAACACTTTCTGCTTCACTGGgctcaaacagaaaacaagagtgtataTTTAAGTGTGGGACTGTTTTTGCATGAATAACTTCTTTAACACCACCCAAATGTCATGTGACCGGTATAAATAGTCTGTGAGTGAGTATAACTCTGCATATGTCCTGCAGGGAGGAAAGGGGGCACTTTGTTATATGTGTAATAACTATTGATCAAATTATTATGTCTATTGTTACCGATTGCATAATGTGAAGCGATCGCACGATTTGAACCACTCAATACTGAAGTGACTGGGGTGGTTCTGGGCAGGTCTTTACACGTCCTCCATAACTCAGTCTCTCACTCACTGCTGCTGATACCTTTGGGGGTTGGGActgatattaaaaatgaaaaacaaagagtcaTTCAtcgtctctctgtctctctcgtgTCCTAAATTGACCCtccacacattcattttttacaCTGCAATGCCTGTAACATCTACTCAGAGCCCTTTCACCACATCATGGCCAAAAAATCATTCATGAAAAAATAAGTGAGTGAATATCATCACCGCActgatgttttcatcatttaaatttcttagaattttaaatatatttgacccaaaacacagAATATAGATGTGTTTCTTCACAAATACAATTTGTGACTCTCATTTTGATCTATTATTTATGCTGATTATGTtcttaattattataaaaacattctgtccaAAGTTTTCTGTAGTTTAGTGATGCGCATGCTGGAACTAAGTCATGTTTGATCTCAAAACATGACTGCAACCTTAAATTAAACAAGCAATACAAAGCAGAAAACTCCAAACCTTCTTGTTGTACTTACTTTTTTCCAGCACAGTATTTTAAACTACACATTTATGGATTTACTCAGATCATTTCTTTGTttgagttgtttttgttgttataaaGTAATGTACAAAGTATTGgggttttggactgttggttGAAGGAATAATGACACCACCTTGGGTTGTGGGAATTTTATCAACCAAAACACTCAGTTAAACGAGAAAATAGTCGACGTATTAAGGGATAATGAAAATCCTAAGTTGCGGTCTTATAGCAGCCTGACTCCCACTTGGagctttcctcctcctcttcagtcTGAATTCCTCCAACCCTTCTGTTAGTGGGGAAAGAGAAGCACCAGGGAAAACCCTCTTCTCCTCCGTCCTTCTGTTCTTCCTCCCCTTGTTGCAGACAGACACCTGTGTACCGActgcagatttaaaaagaaatcttgaAGCATGAGCCGGCGGAGGTGGAACCTTTGTTGTTTCTCTGTGCTAAAAAGGGGATTTTCGCTTCAAATCTTCCACTCAGCTCTGCTGCAGAGCATCTGACCCTCCTGGATTTTTGCAGTGAGATCAGTGGAAGACAGAGCctgggaaaaataataataataacatcctATTTCTAGATAAGAATAATGTGCGATTAGCTTtctgttttgccatttttgtacacagacatttttccccCCCTCACTGTCAGCGCCTCCCTCCTCTTTGTTATGTTCCTTCTTtacttcctcttctcctctccttcagTGGTTGGGTGTGGTGAGCTGCTGCTTTTGGAATAATTCATAGAACAACAGAGCCCTCACTCCACGGAGATTGTGCTATGTCTGGGAATGTTCAAGTTATTTCTGAGCCAGTCTGTGAAGAGTAAAGACGGTTCACGTGTAGGATGAAACGTCACAACCAGCAACCACAATCTTTACTCTCTCCTAGCATCTCCAGGTTTTGGGTTTTCAGGGTTATTTCATAAAATGATAGAGAAATTAGATGTCGAGTTTAAAGCCAAACTAGAAAAGGAATGGAATTGCAAAGCCACGGAGCAGCTGAggctgagaaagaaaatgggaaAGGTGGCGCAAGTCAGATGGAAAATGAAGATGGGatagaaaaataatcaaaaggaGATTGAAGTGGAGATATCgagtgtgttttgttgctgaGAGAAAACCAGAAATGGGATGACACAAGACACAAGTCGTTTGTCACAAACCTCAGTGCTCCCCATACCAATGATTcaggactgccattttcttcgATTGTAAaagaagcgtgtgtgtgtgtgtgtgtttatttgtttcgGTGTGTAACGACGGGCACGATGGAACCGCCCGCTTCATCTCCCCATCAACGTTATCTatgaaaaaatgtctgcaggAATTTTCTTCTCGTCTTGACGAGCAGATGATTTATGCAGCGGGGGGAGCTGCAGGGCTTCAGAGCGCTGACTGCTGAGCTGGTGAAACAAACTCTGT
It contains:
- the LOC137132600 gene encoding SH3 domain-binding protein 4 is translated as MAAHRIRATTNNNTSLPRCKSEGTLIDLSDGVSEASLNDVKVPSPSALRLDATASFGTAREVVAIKDYCPSSFTTLKFSKGDRLYVLDSSGAEWWYAHNNTEMGYIPAAYVQPINFRDSSFSDSGMIDTVGDSNEEAAKEMELLGEWSGVILKPTTFQNGNPFGTTHTSTNPFLNGGPQSSLDKNGNNKSVDLLLFDMLTPLVPNSTSSTADINGFGSGVFNFNPLSPTVGAGQTLCRDNPIFRSKRSYSLSELSILQAQNDTPQASTGFFGGLKAPVPEQFKSREDFRTAWLTHRKLARSCHDLDSLGQNPGWGQTQPVETNIVCRLDSSGGAVELPDTNISIHIPEGHVASGDTQQISIKALLDPPLELNNDRCTTVSPVVEIKLSNMETKTTITLEMKGSVVVKMESRQTTEVLCVRSDCKEGPYTPISEAYIYGDTIQVCLDNLEPCMYVCIVAQSQSISPNSTVWEHVVKKITLGVYGPKHIHPTFKTVVALFGHDCAPKTLLVSEVGKQAQSAPPVALQLWGKHQFVLSRPQDLRVGVYSNMANYEVKASEQAKVVRGFQVKLGKVSRLIYVISSRTTDDVSDFTLRIQVKDDQDCILAQFCVQTPTPPPKAGPKTSGQRRFLKKKEVGKIVLSPLAIATKYPVFQERKINNQKFGKLIKTVIRQTKNQYLLEYKKGDFVALLSEEKIKLKGQLWTKEWYIGYYQGKIGFVHAKNVLVVGKVKPIYFTGPELTTLLLLDQILKPCKFLTYIYASVRTILMENIGNWRAFADALGYINLPLTHFCRTELDSEPEKVASVLEKLKEDCNNTESKERKSFQKELLTALLKMDCQGLVARLVMDFVLLTTAVELAGRWRELAERLAKVSRQQMDAYEAPHRDKNGVVDSEAMWKPAYDFLVTWAAQIGDSYRDVIQELHMGLDKMKNPITKRWKHLTGTLILVNCLDALRSSAFSPAAQDDCAI